In Sphingobacteriia bacterium, the DNA window TAACCTCTTCTTTCATTTCCCTTCTTATAGCGTGCTCGACAGTTTCACCATATTCCACTTTTCCTCCAGGCAAAGCATATCCCCAAGGCTCCTTTCCTCTTTCGATTAAAACTATACCTTTGGGTTGCTTGTTTTTACACACTTCTATAATGGCAGCAGTCGTGAGGACAATTTTTTTATTACTTACTCCAGGTTTATTATTAATAGAACATGCTGATATAAGAATATTTAAGATTAAAAATAATAAAGGCTTGTATTTCATAGTATATTAATCCTTTATTATTGACAAAATTTACATATAATATAATTTTATAGTTAATTAAATATATAGCAATTTAAAAATGATTAATACATTCTTCTATCTTAAATGTTTAGAAATTAATTGGTGGCGATGGCAGTAATAGCTACGCTTTAACTAATTTGCTTTTAAATATTATTTATAGGAGAAACTCATGAAGTTCTTTAAAACTATTTTTTTCATTACGTACATCATTTTATTAAATCTTACAGTTGCAGAAAGCTCCCAACTAAAAAAAGTAGCTATTGCTAATTATGGAATCCATTCTTCGCTTGAAGACACTATCTTTGGAATTAAAAACCAACTTACAAAAGAAGGTTTTATTGAAGGTAAAAATATAGAATATAAAATTTTGCATGTAAATTTTGAGCAAACATTAATTCCTCAAATGTTAAACAAATTACTTGCATATAATCCAGATGTTATCGTAAGCATTACAACACCTGTTACTCAATCTGCCAAACGAATTGTAAAAAACAAACCTCTTGTTTTTGCCTCAATTACAGACCCTGTAAGCGCTGGAATTCTTGATAATAAAAATACAGCAAAAGATAATATTACAGGAGCAGCTGAAAAACAAAATTTAAGTACTATGCTTGAATTTATAAAAACCGTTCTTCCATCAGCACATCGTATAGGGGTTTTATATGCATTAAACGAAGATAATGATAAAGCTATGATAGAAGATTTAGAATTAGCAGCAAAAAAATTAAATATGGAAGTAGTTAAGGTAGGAATAGACCAACAAAGCGATATCCCTAAGCGAATTAATATTCTTAAAAATAAAGTAGATCTTATTTATGTAAGTACAAGTGGTCCTATTCAACCAGCTTTAAGTGTAATAACGAGTTTTGCTGATAAAAATAATATTCCTGTCTTCAATGCCGATGCTGAAGCGATTAAGAAACATAAAGTATTAGGCAGTTACTCTGTTTCATTTACTACAATAGGCCAAAATGCTGGTAAAATTATCTCTAAAATATTAAACGGTCAAAATATAAACTCTATCTCTCCTATTTACCCTTCTAAAGCCGATCATATTGCTATTCTTAGCAAAAAGAAAATGGATTTATTAAAAATCACTCCTGATCTTGAAGCTTTAAAAGAATTTAATACAGAAATAATCGAGTAAACTAATATGTTAAATATAGTTAATATAAGCAAAGGATTTGGCTCTAACAAAGTATTATCTGGTATTAGCACTTGTTTTAAACCTGGAGAGGTTAGTTTTATTATTGGTCATAATGGGTCAGGTAAATCAACTTTTTTGCAGTTGATTAGCGGAGATTTAAATCCTGATTCAGGTTCCATCAATTTTAACAACGAAACTATTTCAAAAAATATTATTTCCAAAGTTACCCAAAATATAAACCTTTGCTCTGAGAGAGAGCTAACAGTTTATGAAAATTTATGTATAGCAAGGCTCAAAAATCAGAAAGGTAAACTTAAAACTTTTAATTTTTATAATGAAATTATTGATTTTACGAATAGTGTGGAAATTGATACATTTAACTTTTTAGACAAACCTTTAAAACTCTTATCAGGTGGAGAACAACAAAAAATTGCTCTGCTAATGGGTATTATATCAAATCCTAAAATTCTTCTTTTGGATGAATTTACTTCAGCCCTTGACCCTAAAACTTCTGAAGAAATTTTAAAGCTTGTTAGGAACCTTACACAAGCTTTAGACCTCATTACAATTATTATTAGCCATAGTTTAAGAGAGGTTGCACATTTTGCTGATAGAATAATTATGATTAAGGATAATGGTATTCATTTAGATAAATACTATAATCAACCGCCTAGCCTAGAAGATTTATTGGTACTATTTGAAGGAGACATCTAGTGGATTTTAATTTTATTTTTTCTGATATCCTTCCTACATCGATCATTCATGGTTTACTTTTATCACTAGTAGGACTTGGAATATATATTACTTATAAACTTCTTAATTTTATTGATTTATCTGCTGAAAGTATTTTTATTCTAGGTGCAAGTATTTTTGGCACCATGATTAATAACGATATAAATTACATAATAAGCTTTTTAAGCGCGATTTTGGCCTGCTCTTTTATAGGTTTATCTGTAACATATATTTCCTTAAAATATAAAATTAATTCCATGCTTATTACTATTATAATTGCTATGATAATTTACTCTTTAAATCTAAAAATACTTGGGGTACCTAATATACCTTTAAATGAAATTTATTTTCCTTTTAATAACGAATCTTTAATTCTCAAAGGACTATTTATTACAAGCCTTATAACCCTAACCTTTTATACTTTAATAAATTTTCTTAAAACAGAAGTAGGGCTAAGATTTCGATTAGTAGGTCTTAACCCTAAAATGGCACGTGCATACAGTATTAATCAATTATTTTATGTAACTATAGGAACAATAATTGCTAATAGTTTAATAGCAATTGCAGGCATCATGCATTCACAAAATGTAGGGTATGTAGACATTAATATGGCTAATGGTTTACTAATTCAAGGTCTTGCATCAGTTATGATAGGCGAAATGATAATGGTTAAATATCGCAAATCATTAATTTTTTCTCCTTTAATTGGAGCTATTATTTATAGTTCAATTGAAAATTTGATTATGTTATTTGATTTTATTAAGCCAACCGATTTTAGAATGGTTACAGGTATATTAGTACTTATAAGTATAATTCTAAATTCAAAAAGGAAAGTAAAGTCACTTGCTAGTTAAAACTTCTATCCAAAGCCTACTACGCATTCGTTCAATTTCATTGCTTAATGGCTTTAATATATACATTTGATTGATTTGCCCTTTCGTTAAATATATATTCTTATTATTTAAAATGGACTTATGAATATATTTATCTGCGGCACTATTTGCATTAGCATAACCTAACCTATTTGTATTAAAGCTAGCGACATCTGGACGAAGTAAATAATCAATGAATTTATATGCTTCATCAACATTTTTTGCATCTTTAAGAATAGAAATTGTATCAACCGAAATTTGAGTTCCTTCTTTTGGAATTATATATTTAATCTTTCCTTTTCCATTCTCCTCTGCTCTATCCTTTGCTTGTATTAAATCTCCTGAAAATCCTACTGCTAAGCAAATATCTTCATTTGCTAGATCATCAATATATTTTGAAGAATCAAAGGTATGTATATAAGGCCTAATTTCAAGTAAAAGCTTTCTAGCTGCTAATAAATCTTCTTTTTTTTGTGAATTGGGGTTTAAACCTAAATATAATAAAGCTGCAGGAATAATCTCATTAGGGGCATCAATAAAAACCACACCACATGCGGAAATTTTTTTTATATATTCTTTATTAAAAACATATTTCCAACTATCAATTTTTTGGTTAGGGAAAATTTTATTAATTACTTTAGTATTATAGCCAATACCTAAAGTCCCCACCATCCATGGCACTCCATATTTATCTAGACCGCCATTTTTTTTAAGTATTTCAAGAATCGCTGGATTTAAATTTTTATAATTTTTAAGTTTGGAAGTATCTAATTCTTTGTACATACCAATTTTAGATTGACGAGCTAAAAATGGAAAAGCTGTAGGAACCACTATATCATACCCAGTTTTACCTACGTATAATTTTGCATCTAAAGTGTAATCACTATCATAAAGATCATAATTAACATCAATTTTATATATTTTTTCAAAATCCTGTACGGTTTTTTGATCAATATAATTTGACCAATTATATACATTTAGTTTGCTATTAGCGCTAGCAACAACTGGAAGAAAAATTATAAATAAAACGGCAAGCGCTTTCATTTCTTACCTAAATAAACTTAAATTAACTTGCTATTAATATAATAATTTTACTGAGATGTCCAGCCACCATCTAAGGTAATACTTGTTCCGGTAATATTAAAAGCATGCTCACTAATTAAATGTAATACTAAGTGAGCTATATCTTCTGGATTGGTAAATTGTTTAGATGGTTGTTTTTCACTTAACAATTTAATGCGAGCATCATCTCCACTTAAATTTTCTCTAGCTGCAAGATCATCTATTTGTTTTTGAACAAGCGGAGTTAACACCCATCCAGGACAAATTGCATTACAAGTAACACCACTTCCTGCTGTTTCGAGTCCTACAACTTTAGTTAAGCCAATGATACCATGTTTAGCTGACACATATGCAGATTTATTTGCAGAAGCTACTAAACCATGGACCGAAGCCACATTAATTATTCTTCCCCATTTTTTTTGCTTCATTGCTTTAATAGTGTTTTTAATTAAATAAAAGCTTGAAGAAAGATTAATAGAAATTATTTGTTCCCATTTCTCATCTGGAAAATCTTCTATAGGAGTAACAAATTGAATGCCTGCATTATTAATTAATATATCAATATCACCTACTTCATTTTTCGCAAAACTCAATAAATCCATAATTTGAGCCTTAGAAGCAAGATCGGCTGCATGATAATAAACTTTTCCTTTATAATTTTGTTCAAATTCTTTCTTAAGTGATTCAATTTCCTCTTTTGGACTTAAACCATTTAAAATAACTGTATGACCTTCTTTTGCAAGCTCACGGGCAATTGCAAGGCCTATTCCACTTGTTGATCCAGTAACTAAGGCAATTTTTGCACTCACAATAATTCTCCAATAATATCCCTATTATTACAATTATATTAAATTATTAATATATTAGCAATTAAATTACTGCTTCTTTTGAACTTAAAATATATTTTAAAAGTATAAGTTATTGATATGTAATACAAAACCTGAACTTAATTAATAAAATAATATTGCTACATAAAGTTTAATTTTTATATTTATCATGTTGACTTTCATACCTTTTTATTGTTTCATTAAATAATAGTTATGTAATATCAAAAGTTTTTTTAGGTTAATATTTAATATGAAAAACCTTTTCTATGTTTTTCTAACCGCTTCTGCAGTTTCAATAATTAATATTTCAAACGCAGAACAATTCGCTCAAAATACTAATTTTATTGATGATGTTAAAAAAATAGTTCATACGAAGTTACCTGATCGCTCGGAAATTGAAAAATTTATTCTACATAACAAAACCTATGGTTTACCTGTAAATCTCACAAAAAAATTTGGAAAAAACTTTAAAAACATTAATTTTTCAAAAATTTATGCTCGCGAAGTATCTATAACTGATGCAAACATGCAAGATGCAATGTTTGAGTTCGCAAATTTTGAAAAAGCTTATATTATAAATAGTGATTTAAGTAATTCAAAAATGATGGCAGTTGATTTCAGTAATTCAACAATTATTGATAGCAAACTTGTTGGGGTTAACTTAAATTTAGCAACACTAGACAATGCAATTCTTCATGGTAATAACTTTGAGAATGCTAATTTTGAAGGTGCAAACTTAAGTTACGCTAATCTATCTAATACAAACCTTAGAAATGCTAATTTAAATAATGTTGACCTTTCTTGGGCAAATTTACAAGGCGCCGATCTTACAGGTGCAAAATTAAATAATGTTAAACTTAGCTACGCTAATTTAATGAATACTACTCTTGATAAAGCTACTTTCAAGAATTCTAGCCTTCAAGAAGCTGTGTTAATTAATGCTTCTCTTAAAGACACTTCTTTTGAAAATAGTGACTTAAGAAGAGCAGATTTAAGATGGACAAAACTTTCTAAAGCAAAACTAATTAATGTAGATTTAGCAAGAGCCAGAACAAATCCACTAAAATATGAGACAGAAGAATTTCAAAGTAGCGTTGATTCCATGACTCAGAAATAAATTATCTTCCATTTTGTTTATTATTGTTACGAAGCTTTTCCATTTTCTTCTTAAGCACTTCTTTATAATTAGAAGTTTTCTTAAAATCTCCACCCTCTTTAATATCTTTTTCCATTTCTTTTACTGCCTTTTCAAACATTACTTTATCTTTCCCTTTAAAAATCGATTTAATGTTATCTATTAAACCAAGTTTTACCTTCTTAGGATCTTGAGCTAAATATGCTTTTTCTTTATTATAAATTGGCTCTATTTTAGCCTTATAATCTTTGCCAATATATTTCTCTAAATAATGTTCAAAATTTTTATGCTCTTTATTATCTTTACCTTTATCAACAAAGTTCTCATTTAAGATTTCGTCAAATGTTTTATTATTTGTATTTTTTAATATTTCCTTAACTATTTTTTTTACCTTAATATCAATTTTATTTTCTACAATTTTTTTATTTTTCCCTTCTTTTTCTATTAAGGTTATCATATCTTTACTAGCAAACTTGTTATAATTAGCTTTAGCGCCCGCTTCGACTAGTTCTTTTATTATCTCTGAATGTCCTCTTGCAGCAGCTATTTTTAAAGCTGTATCGCCACTTCGAGCTTTTAAATTAACGTCAGCATTAGCTTTAATTAATTCCTTCACTATCTCTAAATTACCTTTAAAAGCAGCAACCATTAAAGGACTATATCCCTCATAATTTTGTAAGTCTACATTAGCACCGGCTTTAATTAATTCATTTATTACTTCTACATTTTGCCCTCTATCAACAGCTATTAGTAAAGCTGTATTATTATTTCTATCTTGTGCATTTACATTAGCGCCGGCTTCCCTTAATAATTTTATTTTATCCAAATTCCCATATTTTGCTGCAAACATAAAAATTGTATAACCGTCAAAATCTTGAAGATTAAGCCAAAATCCAGATTCTATATATTTCTGTAAATAAGTAGTATCCTGTAGTCTTGTTTCCTTAAATAAACCCATATCGTTAGACTGATGAAATTTAATAAACTCATTAATTTTTTCTAACACAGAATTATCTATTTTATTCTCTTTAGTTTCAAACTCTCTTAATATTCTCCCTAATTCTCTTGAACTGCATTTTTTAAAAAATTTATCAGGGTCTGGGTTTAAAATA includes these proteins:
- a CDS encoding ABC transporter substrate-binding protein, which translates into the protein MKFFKTIFFITYIILLNLTVAESSQLKKVAIANYGIHSSLEDTIFGIKNQLTKEGFIEGKNIEYKILHVNFEQTLIPQMLNKLLAYNPDVIVSITTPVTQSAKRIVKNKPLVFASITDPVSAGILDNKNTAKDNITGAAEKQNLSTMLEFIKTVLPSAHRIGVLYALNEDNDKAMIEDLELAAKKLNMEVVKVGIDQQSDIPKRINILKNKVDLIYVSTSGPIQPALSVITSFADKNNIPVFNADAEAIKKHKVLGSYSVSFTTIGQNAGKIISKILNGQNINSISPIYPSKADHIAILSKKKMDLLKITPDLEALKEFNTEIIE
- a CDS encoding ankyrin repeat domain-containing protein codes for the protein MASGNKDYIFQLNQAIAQGNFDKINSLLEDSISIKNLEKTFDETSVTFNLLQSKTLSDEKKAEILPKIIAKGADLDIKDKNNATVLHHILYEIENKRINNEDPGYLYSMIEEILKVKPKLQEGIDNTKMNPIAKAVEFGNLHAVEILLKHGSDPNSLLWGETQHNLLDEAIIGERTTLVNVILNNNKTITTVGNIVNYIKLNGDAKTPILNNLILKAGLKPDQNIYPQILNLVAQQNNLDILNPDPDKFFKKCSSRELGRILREFETKENKIDNSVLEKINEFIKFHQSNDMGLFKETRLQDTTYLQKYIESGFWLNLQDFDGYTIFMFAAKYGNLDKIKLLREAGANVNAQDRNNNTALLIAVDRGQNVEVINELIKAGANVDLQNYEGYSPLMVAAFKGNLEIVKELIKANADVNLKARSGDTALKIAAARGHSEIIKELVEAGAKANYNKFASKDMITLIEKEGKNKKIVENKIDIKVKKIVKEILKNTNNKTFDEILNENFVDKGKDNKEHKNFEHYLEKYIGKDYKAKIEPIYNKEKAYLAQDPKKVKLGLIDNIKSIFKGKDKVMFEKAVKEMEKDIKEGGDFKKTSNYKEVLKKKMEKLRNNNKQNGR
- a CDS encoding 3-hydroxybutyrate dehydrogenase gives rise to the protein MIVSAKIALVTGSTSGIGLAIARELAKEGHTVILNGLSPKEEIESLKKEFEQNYKGKVYYHAADLASKAQIMDLLSFAKNEVGDIDILINNAGIQFVTPIEDFPDEKWEQIISINLSSSFYLIKNTIKAMKQKKWGRIINVASVHGLVASANKSAYVSAKHGIIGLTKVVGLETAGSGVTCNAICPGWVLTPLVQKQIDDLAARENLSGDDARIKLLSEKQPSKQFTNPEDIAHLVLHLISEHAFNITGTSITLDGGWTSQ
- a CDS encoding ATP-binding cassette domain-containing protein encodes the protein MLNIVNISKGFGSNKVLSGISTCFKPGEVSFIIGHNGSGKSTFLQLISGDLNPDSGSINFNNETISKNIISKVTQNINLCSERELTVYENLCIARLKNQKGKLKTFNFYNEIIDFTNSVEIDTFNFLDKPLKLLSGGEQQKIALLMGIISNPKILLLDEFTSALDPKTSEEILKLVRNLTQALDLITIIISHSLREVAHFADRIIMIKDNGIHLDKYYNQPPSLEDLLVLFEGDI
- a CDS encoding NUDIX hydrolase, producing MKYKPLLFLILNILISACSINNKPGVSNKKIVLTTAAIIEVCKNKQPKGIVLIERGKEPWGYALPGGKVEYGETVEHAIRREMKEEVNLELYNLKLIGVHSEPSRDPRHHSVEVTYQATAFNNPTAGDDAAKAFIVTHDQIPWGKFAFDHEMIVKNYLLKRDIKKICD
- a CDS encoding extracellular solute-binding protein; protein product: MKALAVLFIIFLPVVASANSKLNVYNWSNYIDQKTVQDFEKIYKIDVNYDLYDSDYTLDAKLYVGKTGYDIVVPTAFPFLARQSKIGMYKELDTSKLKNYKNLNPAILEILKKNGGLDKYGVPWMVGTLGIGYNTKVINKIFPNQKIDSWKYVFNKEYIKKISACGVVFIDAPNEIIPAALLYLGLNPNSQKKEDLLAARKLLLEIRPYIHTFDSSKYIDDLANEDICLAVGFSGDLIQAKDRAEENGKGKIKYIIPKEGTQISVDTISILKDAKNVDEAYKFIDYLLRPDVASFNTNRLGYANANSAADKYIHKSILNNKNIYLTKGQINQMYILKPLSNEIERMRSRLWIEVLTSK
- a CDS encoding pentapeptide repeat-containing protein, with translation MKNLFYVFLTASAVSIINISNAEQFAQNTNFIDDVKKIVHTKLPDRSEIEKFILHNKTYGLPVNLTKKFGKNFKNINFSKIYAREVSITDANMQDAMFEFANFEKAYIINSDLSNSKMMAVDFSNSTIIDSKLVGVNLNLATLDNAILHGNNFENANFEGANLSYANLSNTNLRNANLNNVDLSWANLQGADLTGAKLNNVKLSYANLMNTTLDKATFKNSSLQEAVLINASLKDTSFENSDLRRADLRWTKLSKAKLINVDLARARTNPLKYETEEFQSSVDSMTQK